One genomic region from Candidatus Bathyarchaeia archaeon encodes:
- the sdhB gene encoding succinate dehydrogenase iron-sulfur subunit, translated as MNGEVVKVVEFRIRRYDPDTNRSYISTFKVPIRRGTTILDVLNYIKENLDETLTFRHSCRMGICGSCAVNVNGKPMLACYTQVLDLNADTITIEPLSNLPVVKDLVVDIQPFFQNFRKIKTVLIKPPETFKKPEEFTQSPEDLKKYWDLTLCTKCSICYSACPAAIDERFLGPSALTANYRFIADSRDEGLDERLKPMADNVWLCTSCNSCTLFCPKLVNCANSVVEDRSLLVEMGAIPRTVKDVLESVMKYHNPMGTHQSRRMAWAEGLNIKTYPSVARADVLFFVCCSTAYDVRNREIARTMATVFDRLGVDYATLGEEEWCCGDHILRMGEKGLFEMLAEHNVAVFQKFAANRIVTLSPHCYNTFKNDKPYKDLALDVQHYTQFLAEAVEKGALKPTKPYSRRVAYHDPCFLGKRNQIYEEPRRILQSINGLELIEMKRTREASFCCGGGAGRVWTEEAEPEKRPCVNRVKEALELGAEVIAVACPFCVTTLEDAIKVLEVEDKIIVRDILEILKETF; from the coding sequence ATGAATGGTGAAGTTGTTAAAGTTGTTGAATTCAGAATTCGCCGCTACGACCCAGACACAAACAGAAGTTATATTTCCACATTTAAGGTGCCAATCCGCCGCGGAACAACAATTTTGGATGTGCTTAATTATATTAAGGAGAATTTGGATGAGACGCTTACGTTTAGGCACTCATGTAGAATGGGGATATGTGGAAGCTGCGCCGTAAATGTTAATGGCAAGCCGATGCTGGCATGCTACACACAGGTTTTAGACCTCAACGCTGACACAATAACCATTGAGCCCCTATCAAATCTCCCAGTTGTAAAGGATTTGGTGGTTGACATACAGCCCTTCTTCCAAAACTTCAGAAAAATCAAAACGGTGCTTATCAAACCGCCCGAAACCTTCAAAAAGCCTGAAGAGTTTACGCAATCGCCAGAGGACCTTAAAAAGTATTGGGATTTGACGCTCTGCACTAAATGTTCGATTTGCTATTCAGCTTGTCCAGCAGCAATAGATGAAAGGTTTCTTGGACCTTCGGCTTTGACAGCCAATTATAGGTTTATTGCCGATTCGAGGGATGAAGGGTTAGATGAAAGGCTTAAGCCTATGGCTGACAATGTTTGGCTCTGTACTTCATGCAATTCTTGCACGCTTTTCTGTCCAAAACTTGTTAACTGTGCGAATTCCGTGGTTGAGGACCGAAGCCTACTGGTGGAGATGGGAGCCATCCCAAGAACAGTTAAGGACGTTTTGGAAAGTGTTATGAAATACCACAATCCCATGGGGACCCATCAGAGCAGGCGGATGGCTTGGGCTGAAGGCTTAAACATTAAAACCTATCCAAGCGTGGCAAGGGCGGATGTTCTCTTTTTCGTGTGCTGCTCAACCGCCTATGATGTTAGGAACAGAGAAATAGCCAGAACAATGGCAACAGTATTTGATAGGCTTGGCGTTGACTACGCCACTTTAGGCGAGGAGGAGTGGTGCTGTGGAGACCACATCCTACGCATGGGCGAGAAGGGCTTGTTTGAAATGCTTGCAGAACATAATGTGGCAGTTTTCCAAAAATTCGCTGCAAACCGAATTGTGACGCTTTCACCCCACTGCTACAACACCTTCAAAAACGACAAGCCCTACAAGGATTTGGCACTAGACGTTCAGCACTACACACAGTTTTTGGCCGAAGCCGTAGAAAAAGGCGCATTAAAACCCACAAAACCATACAGTAGACGGGTTGCCTACCACGACCCATGCTTCTTAGGAAAGCGAAACCAAATCTATGAGGAGCCAAGGCGGATTCTCCAGTCAATAAACGGCTTAGAGCTTATCGAAATGAAACGCACAAGAGAAGCCAGCTTCTGCTGCGGCGGCGGAGCCGGAAGAGTCTGGACAGAGGAAGCCGAACCGGAAAAGAGGCCATGCGTAAACCGTGTTAAAGAGGCGTTGGAGCTTGGCGCTGAGGTTATAGCTGTGGCATGCCCCTTCTGTGTGACAACTCTTGAAGACGCCATAAAAGTTCTTGAAGTGGAAGACAAAATAATTGTCAGGGACATTCTTGAAATCTTAAAAGAAACTTTTTAG
- a CDS encoding succinate dehydrogenase/fumarate reductase flavoprotein subunit, with translation MEKHTHDIVIVGAGLAGLRAAVAAAELSSKLDIAVISKLHPLRSHSVCAQGGTAAVMREKDSFDLHAFDTVKGADYLADQDVVEFFVRQAPKEIILMEHWGCPWSRTPDGKIDQRPFGGHTYPRACFAADMTGFHEMHTLYGKATTYDNVKFYDEWFATSLLVEDNTVVGLTAIELKTGEMHAFKAKAVVMATGGHERIYEFTTFSHTTTGDGMAMAYRAGAPLEDMEFVQFHPTGLVPSGVLITEGARGEGGYLYNALGERFMKRYAPEKMELAPRDVVSRAEQTEILEGRAFQGPYGPYIALDLRHLGEERINERLPLIRDVAIKLGGVDPVKEPIPIRPAAHYSMGGIKANIRTETPIKGLYAAGECSCLSLHGANRLGTNSTAECLVFGAVAGEAAAKYAMSASFHEFPEEKALAEEKRVFDGILGSEGSERVPQLRDEMRRLMNTKVWIFRTGEELKSALKEIRTFKERFKHIKVEDKGKTFNTGFTAALQLDFMLDLAEVTIISALARTESRGAHSRLDYPNRDDEEWLVHTLAYYTVDGPKLEYIPVTITKWQPAARKY, from the coding sequence ATGGAGAAGCACACCCATGACATAGTTATTGTCGGCGCGGGCTTGGCTGGCTTGAGGGCCGCCGTTGCAGCCGCAGAGTTAAGCAGCAAACTGGACATTGCGGTGATTTCGAAGCTTCACCCTTTAAGGTCGCATTCTGTTTGTGCACAAGGCGGAACAGCCGCTGTCATGCGAGAAAAAGACTCCTTTGACTTGCATGCCTTTGATACCGTGAAGGGCGCCGATTATCTAGCAGACCAGGACGTTGTGGAATTCTTCGTTAGGCAAGCCCCCAAAGAAATCATTCTAATGGAGCATTGGGGCTGTCCATGGAGCCGCACACCAGACGGAAAAATAGACCAGCGTCCTTTTGGGGGGCACACTTATCCGAGAGCTTGCTTCGCGGCGGACATGACCGGCTTTCATGAGATGCACACGCTTTACGGGAAAGCTACAACCTACGATAACGTGAAATTTTACGACGAGTGGTTCGCCACATCGCTCCTAGTTGAAGACAACACGGTGGTTGGCTTAACAGCCATAGAGCTAAAAACAGGCGAGATGCATGCTTTCAAGGCTAAAGCCGTTGTAATGGCTACTGGCGGACACGAGCGCATATACGAGTTTACAACTTTCTCGCACACAACGACCGGCGACGGCATGGCCATGGCTTATCGGGCTGGCGCACCCTTAGAAGATATGGAGTTTGTCCAGTTCCACCCAACAGGCTTGGTGCCATCCGGTGTCTTAATCACTGAAGGTGCAAGGGGCGAGGGGGGCTATTTGTACAATGCCCTTGGAGAGCGTTTCATGAAGCGTTACGCCCCAGAAAAAATGGAGTTGGCCCCCCGCGATGTGGTTTCGAGGGCTGAGCAAACAGAAATCCTTGAGGGAAGAGCCTTTCAAGGTCCTTATGGCCCATATATTGCCTTGGACCTTAGGCACTTGGGCGAGGAGAGGATTAACGAGAGGCTGCCGCTTATAAGGGATGTTGCCATAAAGCTCGGCGGAGTTGACCCGGTTAAGGAGCCCATACCAATTCGCCCGGCAGCCCACTATTCCATGGGCGGGATTAAAGCCAATATAAGAACCGAGACACCCATCAAAGGTTTGTATGCCGCTGGCGAATGCTCATGCTTAAGCCTTCACGGAGCCAATAGGCTTGGAACAAACTCTACGGCTGAATGTCTTGTTTTTGGAGCCGTCGCCGGAGAGGCGGCGGCAAAATACGCCATGTCTGCCAGTTTCCACGAATTTCCAGAAGAGAAGGCTTTAGCCGAAGAAAAGAGGGTTTTTGACGGAATTCTCGGAAGCGAGGGAAGCGAAAGAGTCCCCCAATTGAGGGATGAGATGAGGAGGCTTATGAACACTAAAGTTTGGATTTTCAGGACAGGCGAGGAGCTAAAAAGCGCCTTAAAAGAGATTCGAACCTTTAAGGAGCGATTTAAACACATAAAAGTTGAGGATAAGGGCAAAACCTTCAACACTGGTTTCACGGCTGCCCTTCAGCTTGATTTTATGCTGGACTTGGCTGAAGTCACCATTATCAGCGCACTGGCAAGAACAGAATCACGCGGCGCTCATTCAAGACTTGACTATCCAAACCGCGACGATGAGGAGTGGCTTGTGCATACACTGGCATATTATACTGTGGATGGACCAAAACTGGAGTACATTCCAGTGACTATTACGAAGTGGCAGCCTGCCGCCAGAAAATATTAG
- the accC gene encoding acetyl-CoA carboxylase biotin carboxylase subunit, which translates to MFSKVLVANRGEIALRVIRACRELGVKTVAVYSEADADSLHVQYADECYCIGAAEPSQSYLNIEKIIEIAKKSGCEAIHPGYGFLSQIPAFAEACVKNGLEFVGPSAEVLRRMGNKVEARKAAAEAGVPVIPGGLKPAKSPEEAIEIAEKVGYPVLVKAVYGGGGKGMRFVKNKGEMLQVLETAALEAESSFGSREIYVEKFLPRARHIEFQILADKRGRVIHLGERECSIQRRYQKLIEETPSPFMTAELRKEMGKSAIKIAKAINYVNAGTVEFLVDQNGSYHFLEMNTRLQVEHLITEMVTGIDMVKEQIKIAAGEKLAYTQRDVKIRGHAINCRINAEDPYENFVPSPGTVTNLRLPGGPGVRVDTHLYAGYTVSVFYDPLIAKLAVWGLSRLEAIKRMRNALDEFVIEGVKTTIPLHKRIMEDEDFLRGDIHINFVDERIEKLLPKKALTEEEIAALTAVLANQTAEAKIKALVPRRRQREISLWKLAARSRGLRRTF; encoded by the coding sequence ATGTTCAGCAAGGTTCTAGTTGCCAATAGGGGAGAAATCGCTTTAAGGGTTATTAGGGCATGCCGAGAACTCGGTGTTAAGACGGTTGCCGTCTACTCGGAGGCTGACGCCGACTCGCTTCATGTTCAATACGCCGATGAATGCTATTGTATAGGCGCGGCAGAGCCTAGCCAAAGCTACCTAAACATAGAGAAAATAATTGAAATAGCCAAAAAATCCGGCTGTGAAGCCATTCACCCCGGGTACGGCTTCCTATCCCAAATCCCAGCCTTTGCAGAGGCATGCGTAAAAAATGGTTTAGAGTTTGTTGGTCCCTCAGCCGAGGTTTTAAGGCGGATGGGGAATAAGGTTGAGGCTCGAAAGGCTGCAGCGGAAGCTGGAGTGCCAGTAATCCCCGGAGGCCTAAAACCCGCCAAAAGCCCAGAAGAAGCCATAGAAATAGCCGAAAAGGTTGGTTATCCGGTTTTGGTTAAGGCTGTTTACGGGGGCGGCGGGAAGGGCATGCGCTTTGTAAAAAACAAGGGTGAGATGCTCCAAGTTTTGGAAACCGCCGCCTTGGAGGCTGAATCCTCCTTTGGAAGCCGTGAAATCTATGTTGAAAAGTTTCTTCCAAGGGCAAGGCACATAGAATTCCAAATACTAGCCGACAAGAGGGGGAGGGTTATCCACCTAGGCGAGAGGGAATGCTCCATTCAAAGGCGCTATCAAAAACTCATTGAGGAGACGCCTTCGCCCTTCATGACTGCGGAACTGCGGAAAGAGATGGGCAAATCAGCCATAAAAATTGCGAAAGCCATAAACTATGTTAATGCTGGAACCGTCGAGTTCCTTGTAGACCAGAACGGCAGCTACCACTTTTTAGAAATGAACACGAGGCTTCAAGTGGAACACTTGATAACCGAAATGGTGACGGGCATAGACATGGTCAAAGAGCAGATAAAAATTGCTGCTGGCGAAAAACTCGCCTATACTCAGAGGGATGTGAAAATTCGTGGGCATGCCATAAACTGCCGCATAAACGCTGAAGACCCCTACGAAAACTTTGTGCCATCGCCGGGAACTGTCACAAACCTGCGTTTGCCAGGTGGTCCAGGAGTTAGGGTTGACACCCACCTGTACGCTGGCTACACGGTGTCAGTCTTCTATGATCCATTGATTGCTAAGCTTGCTGTTTGGGGTTTAAGCCGCTTAGAAGCCATAAAGAGGATGCGTAACGCCCTAGACGAATTTGTGATAGAGGGGGTTAAAACCACAATCCCACTGCATAAGAGGATAATGGAGGATGAAGACTTCTTGAGAGGCGATATCCACATAAACTTTGTCGACGAGAGAATCGAGAAACTTCTTCCAAAGAAAGCCTTAACAGAGGAGGAGATAGCCGCGCTTACCGCTGTGCTGGCGAATCAAACGGCTGAAGCCAAAATCAAAGCGTTAGTTCCGCGGCGCCGACAGAGGGAAATCTCCCTTTGGAAGCTTGCTGCCAGAAGTAGGGGACTGAGGCGAACCTTTTGA
- a CDS encoding biotin/lipoyl-containing protein, which translates to MKIYEVLVDEKAHSVKVLKRENDSFLVDVDGKTVEVKFSNSGSGKFNLEVNSEKFSAELLRISGNFMRVKVGGKTFAVQYPTSTFKPATPKIEPIPALSKKPAVSLAVGKDAVLAPIAGRIISLKVSVGQKVSKGDCICILEAMKMANEVAAPKDGVVKEILVSEGAVVNKGDVLAVIA; encoded by the coding sequence TTGAAAATCTACGAAGTTTTGGTTGACGAGAAGGCACATAGCGTTAAAGTCTTAAAAAGAGAAAATGACTCTTTCCTGGTGGATGTCGACGGAAAAACAGTTGAGGTTAAATTTTCCAACTCTGGCAGCGGAAAATTTAACCTAGAGGTAAACAGCGAAAAATTTTCGGCAGAACTTTTACGAATTTCCGGAAACTTTATGCGAGTTAAAGTTGGCGGTAAAACCTTCGCGGTTCAATACCCCACATCAACCTTTAAACCAGCAACTCCCAAAATCGAGCCGATTCCAGCGCTTTCTAAAAAGCCCGCCGTTAGTCTTGCTGTTGGAAAGGATGCCGTTTTAGCCCCAATAGCTGGAAGGATTATATCATTAAAAGTTAGCGTTGGGCAGAAAGTCTCCAAGGGAGATTGCATATGCATCTTGGAAGCCATGAAGATGGCGAACGAGGTTGCAGCGCCGAAAGACGGGGTTGTTAAGGAAATCCTTGTTTCTGAGGGGGCTGTTGTGAATAAGGGAGATGTTTTGGCAGTTATCGCCTAG
- the mce gene encoding methylmalonyl-CoA epimerase codes for MFIGVDHVGVAVKNLDDAIGVYRDVLGFKLLGVHVLAERRVKVAFFSTGGETQIELLEPLGSDSPVAKFLESRGEGIHHIAVKVDDIEKALEELKRKGVILVDEKPRAGAEGKKIAFIHPRSTRGVLLELVME; via the coding sequence ATGTTTATTGGCGTGGACCACGTTGGAGTGGCTGTTAAAAATTTGGACGATGCCATCGGTGTTTACCGTGACGTCCTTGGCTTCAAGCTTTTAGGAGTCCATGTCTTAGCAGAGCGGAGGGTTAAGGTGGCTTTTTTCTCCACTGGTGGCGAAACTCAAATCGAGCTTTTAGAACCTTTGGGCAGTGACAGCCCGGTGGCGAAATTCCTTGAAAGCCGAGGCGAAGGAATCCATCACATAGCCGTAAAAGTAGATGATATTGAAAAAGCCTTGGAGGAGCTTAAAAGGAAGGGTGTTATACTTGTTGATGAAAAGCCGAGGGCTGGTGCTGAAGGGAAGAAGATAGCCTTCATCCACCCAAGAAGCACGAGAGGTGTCCTACTGGAGCTTGTGATGGAATAG
- a CDS encoding MFS transporter: MKTVLLIQCFHSFTSGILGVVIPLIMKERRIDIVLIGFVFAAMPLIMQIGRMFFATLSDFLGRKPFFMANGFLGAVSSLIYYFAHTPMEFLFGKVAEGTKEGAIWAVNRAYILERSKGNWRLLVNLRAVVYVAYAFGGLIAGFLAALILYEGTMILCALLGFFGLLLSFTLIDERKGDFTVEQALRFLDFRKKGRRFKIFLFLFFMMGLAFGFRSGYVIPYFLSTVGFSAEDVGLVFGAMILMAGLSSYIFSRCHDVKKLILISGIVYSALLIPLGFSFPVLAAVLVVAVGFAEGMNSVGQEGILSKICDRESYGTDIGLLMMGLHLGESASLALSGILIANWGFTASFVLAATIYAVFYIGAFALYGEK, from the coding sequence ATGAAAACAGTTCTCCTCATCCAGTGTTTCCACTCTTTCACAAGTGGTATTCTGGGCGTTGTAATACCGTTAATAATGAAGGAGAGGCGCATAGACATAGTTTTAATAGGCTTTGTTTTTGCAGCCATGCCTCTAATAATGCAGATTGGCAGAATGTTCTTCGCCACCCTTTCAGACTTTCTTGGAAGAAAGCCTTTCTTTATGGCTAATGGCTTTCTGGGCGCCGTCTCAAGCCTCATATACTATTTCGCCCACACCCCAATGGAGTTCCTCTTCGGAAAAGTTGCAGAGGGAACAAAAGAAGGCGCTATATGGGCTGTAAATAGGGCCTACATCCTAGAAAGAAGTAAGGGAAACTGGAGACTCCTTGTGAACTTAAGAGCGGTTGTTTATGTTGCCTACGCCTTCGGAGGCCTCATAGCTGGATTTCTAGCGGCACTAATTCTATACGAGGGGACAATGATTTTATGCGCCCTTCTGGGCTTTTTTGGGCTTCTCCTCTCCTTTACACTAATTGATGAGAGAAAGGGGGATTTCACTGTTGAACAAGCCCTACGTTTTCTCGATTTTAGGAAGAAGGGGCGGAGGTTCAAAATTTTCCTCTTCCTCTTCTTCATGATGGGGTTAGCTTTCGGCTTCCGCTCCGGATACGTCATACCATACTTTCTAAGCACTGTTGGCTTTTCCGCAGAGGATGTTGGGCTGGTTTTTGGCGCCATGATTCTTATGGCAGGCTTATCTTCATACATCTTCTCAAGATGCCACGACGTGAAAAAGCTCATTTTAATTAGTGGAATAGTCTACTCGGCTCTCCTAATTCCTTTGGGATTTTCATTTCCAGTTCTTGCCGCAGTTTTAGTGGTTGCTGTTGGCTTCGCCGAGGGAATGAACAGTGTGGGGCAGGAGGGAATATTATCAAAAATATGCGATAGGGAGTCTTATGGGACTGATATTGGATTGCTTATGATGGGGCTTCACCTGGGTGAGTCAGCAAGCCTAGCATTAAGTGGCATACTAATCGCCAACTGGGGCTTCACAGCGTCCTTTGTTCTGGCAGCCACAATATACGCGGTCTTTTACATCGGCGCCTTCGCATTATATGGGGAGAAATAG
- a CDS encoding biotin--[acetyl-CoA-carboxylase] ligase, whose protein sequence is MPTNIKVEKIQEGLKTRLVGKYIFFAHEVGSTNDWAKELAELGAPEGTVAIAETQTAGRGRLGRKWLSPKGGLWFSIIFRPRLRPPETVKLVFLAGLAVAETIRELYGLKAETKWPNDVLVDGKKVCGILSEMKTVDEKVDYAIIGIGVNANIDVEKEFPKELRETATSIQKALGRKISLEELFKALLEKMDSLYQIFLKEGFTPILKEWKSFASFLGCEVEVSSDGERLKGVASDVDGNGVLVLRFEDGSVKRVFFGDVSLRCLKLKPHGL, encoded by the coding sequence ATGCCAACAAACATCAAAGTGGAAAAAATCCAAGAAGGACTGAAAACAAGACTTGTCGGAAAATACATTTTCTTCGCCCACGAAGTCGGCTCAACCAACGACTGGGCTAAGGAGCTGGCAGAACTCGGAGCCCCGGAAGGCACAGTTGCCATAGCTGAAACCCAAACCGCCGGACGGGGACGCCTTGGCAGAAAATGGCTCTCACCAAAAGGAGGCTTATGGTTCTCAATAATTTTTAGGCCAAGGCTTAGGCCACCAGAAACCGTCAAGCTCGTGTTTTTGGCTGGTTTAGCCGTTGCAGAAACCATACGAGAATTATATGGCTTGAAGGCTGAAACAAAATGGCCCAACGATGTCCTAGTTGATGGCAAAAAGGTTTGCGGCATCCTCTCAGAAATGAAAACCGTGGATGAAAAGGTGGATTACGCAATAATTGGTATAGGTGTAAACGCCAACATCGACGTTGAAAAAGAATTTCCAAAAGAACTTAGAGAAACAGCAACCTCCATCCAAAAAGCCTTAGGCAGAAAAATCTCCCTAGAAGAGCTTTTCAAGGCTTTGCTGGAGAAAATGGACAGCCTTTATCAAATCTTCCTTAAAGAAGGATTCACGCCAATTTTGAAGGAATGGAAAAGCTTCGCATCTTTTCTAGGCTGCGAAGTGGAAGTCTCCAGCGATGGTGAGAGGCTTAAAGGTGTAGCTTCTGATGTTGATGGGAACGGGGTGCTGGTTTTAAGGTTTGAAGATGGTTCTGTAAAACGTGTTTTCTTTGGAGATGTTTCTCTGCGATGTTTGAAATTAAAACCACATGGACTTTGA